A genomic region of Eucalyptus grandis isolate ANBG69807.140 chromosome 5, ASM1654582v1, whole genome shotgun sequence contains the following coding sequences:
- the LOC104445002 gene encoding LOW QUALITY PROTEIN: probable inactive dual specificity protein phosphatase-like At4g18593 (The sequence of the model RefSeq protein was modified relative to this genomic sequence to represent the inferred CDS: inserted 1 base in 1 codon): MEAVNSANTGFVPKPQVIYRCKKCRRIVASQENIVSHERGKGEECFKWRKRTGDLKDWQKDPAECSSIFVEPXKWMQAVEDGFVEEKLQCKGCNARLGSFNWAGMQCNCGAWVNPAFQLHKSRIDECHT, encoded by the exons ATGGAAGCAGTCAATTCTGCCAACACTGGCTTTGTCCCAAAACCTCAAGTAATTTACCGCTGTAAAAAATGCCGCAGAATCGTTGCTTCGCAAGAGAACATAGTTTCACACGAGCGCGGGAAGGGAGAAGAGTGCTTCAAGTGGAGGAAGAGAACGGGTGACTTGAAGGACTGGCAAAAGGATCCAGCTGAATGCTCATCCATATTCGTAGAGC TGAAGTGGATGCAAGCAG TGGAAGACGGCTTCGTGGAAGAGAAGCTTCAGTGCAAGGGCTGCAACGCTCGCTTGGGTTCCTTCAACTGGGCTGGCATGCAGTGCAACTGTGGAGCTTGGGTGAATCCGGCATTCCAGCTGCACAAGAGCCGGATCGATGAATGCCATACCTGA